In Bordetella holmesii ATCC 51541, the following proteins share a genomic window:
- a CDS encoding tripartite tricarboxylate transporter receptor family protein, with translation MNGMKKTLVAAALFAASTSTWAQDTYPTRPVSIVVGFAAGGSTDLLARTLAKELSDQLKQSFIVENKPGANSNVAHTYVARAAADGYTLLMVPFGLAVNQYLYKGQKYTLDSFAPIALVAQVPNVLVVNKNLPVSDVKGYVEYSKANPKAVSYGSPGVGSSLHLGGELFRQATGAEILHVPFNGSGPSLMAVRAGDVTSAFDNLSTAAPMIRNGDLKALAVTGAKRSDAFPELPTVAESGYPQYEISSYFGLAAPAGTPPAVVEKLNAAVMKAVASPAFQAQFKTLGAYVDPNTPAEFSAFLNKESEKWKKVVETSGIDLSN, from the coding sequence ATGAACGGCATGAAGAAAACCCTGGTTGCAGCGGCTCTGTTCGCTGCTTCAACCAGCACCTGGGCTCAGGACACTTATCCGACGAGACCCGTTTCCATCGTGGTTGGCTTTGCCGCGGGAGGCAGCACGGACTTGCTGGCACGAACGTTGGCCAAAGAGCTTTCCGATCAGCTCAAGCAGTCTTTTATCGTGGAGAACAAGCCCGGAGCCAATAGCAACGTGGCGCATACCTATGTGGCTCGGGCTGCAGCAGACGGCTACACGCTGCTGATGGTTCCCTTCGGATTGGCCGTCAATCAGTATTTGTACAAGGGCCAGAAGTACACGCTCGACAGCTTCGCGCCCATCGCGCTTGTCGCGCAGGTTCCTAACGTTCTTGTGGTCAACAAGAACCTGCCTGTGAGTGACGTCAAGGGATATGTCGAGTACTCCAAGGCGAATCCCAAAGCCGTGTCCTATGGATCGCCCGGCGTTGGATCTTCGCTTCATCTTGGCGGAGAACTGTTTCGGCAGGCCACCGGCGCGGAGATACTCCATGTCCCCTTCAATGGAAGTGGTCCGTCGTTGATGGCGGTACGAGCCGGCGACGTCACCTCGGCATTCGATAACTTGTCGACGGCCGCGCCCATGATCCGCAATGGCGACCTGAAAGCGCTGGCCGTCACCGGGGCCAAGCGATCCGATGCATTCCCCGAACTGCCGACCGTCGCCGAGTCAGGTTATCCGCAGTACGAGATCTCCTCGTATTTTGGCCTGGCAGCGCCGGCAGGTACGCCGCCGGCTGTTGTGGAGAAGTTGAACGCCGCCGTCATGAAAGCTGTGGCGAGCCCCGCATTTCAGGCGCAGTTCAAAACCTTGGGCGCTTATGTGGATCCGAATACCCCAGCCGAGTTCTCGGCATTCCTGAACAAGGAGAGCGAAAAATGGAAGAAGGTGGTCGAGACGTCGGGCATCGATCTGTCGAACTGA
- a CDS encoding bacterial regulatory helix-turn-helix, lysR family protein, with protein sequence MPLLNLPERHAMPAPDASLERFFRSGLKLGHLRMLVSLAELHQVTRVAAAFHVTQPAISKQIAEIEEALGAAVTRRAGNAVELTSIGQVLVERGREILRQLELAQRDVSALSAGTAGHVRLGAVVTIPQPVIEHAVELFTRRAPTATLSFVESTLDRLLKMMDEGNLDLALGRNRVAGTIPEMRQESLHHEPFVFVVGSHHPLGGSDTVVRTQDLQDARWITPMRASPAYATMMQALAEHGVTLGQPAIESSSLALNLSLLRRGDYISILPLSLAKRYVQRGSMRVLPLEPLAPLGEAILYWRADTITPAVALFAACLRESSNERITPS encoded by the coding sequence TTGCCGCTGCTCAACCTGCCCGAAAGGCACGCCATGCCAGCTCCTGACGCTTCCCTGGAACGTTTCTTTCGCAGCGGACTGAAGCTCGGGCATTTGCGCATGTTGGTCAGCCTGGCCGAACTGCATCAGGTCACGCGCGTGGCAGCGGCCTTCCACGTGACGCAGCCTGCCATCTCCAAACAGATTGCCGAGATCGAAGAGGCACTGGGTGCGGCTGTAACCCGCCGCGCCGGTAACGCGGTGGAACTGACCAGCATCGGGCAGGTACTCGTCGAGCGTGGCCGCGAAATTCTGCGGCAACTCGAATTAGCGCAACGTGATGTCAGCGCCCTGAGTGCGGGCACCGCCGGCCACGTCCGCCTGGGAGCTGTCGTCACCATTCCCCAGCCGGTCATCGAGCATGCCGTGGAGCTTTTCACTCGGCGCGCCCCCACGGCCACGTTGTCCTTTGTCGAGTCCACGCTGGACCGGCTGCTCAAGATGATGGACGAGGGCAATCTGGACCTCGCGCTGGGCCGCAATCGCGTCGCGGGCACCATCCCGGAAATGCGGCAAGAATCTCTGCACCACGAACCGTTCGTCTTCGTCGTCGGATCCCACCATCCCCTCGGAGGCAGTGACACCGTAGTCCGGACACAGGATCTGCAAGACGCGCGCTGGATCACCCCGATGCGAGCCTCGCCGGCCTACGCCACCATGATGCAGGCGCTGGCCGAGCATGGCGTGACACTCGGCCAGCCCGCCATTGAGTCCAGCTCGCTGGCACTGAACCTGTCGTTGCTGCGGCGGGGGGACTATATCTCCATCCTGCCCCTGTCCTTGGCCAAGCGCTATGTGCAGCGCGGCTCCATGCGAGTGCTGCCGCTCGAACCGCTCGCCCCCCTGGGCGAAGCCATCCTCTACTGGCGCGCGGACACCATCACCCCCGCGGTGGCGTTGTTCGCCGCCTGCCTGCGGGAGTCGTCCAACGAACGGATTACGCCATCGTAG
- a CDS encoding major Facilitator Superfamily protein, with protein sequence MSSSLTGGAPVRAGVSATADAGARDALYRKLTLHLIPFLFLAFIVAYIDRVNISFAKLQMLSDLSLSETVYGAGAGMFFLGYFIFEVPSNLILHRVGARMWIARIMVTWSIISCLTMFTQGATSFYVLRFLLGVAEAGFFPGIVLYLATWFPSSRRSQIIALFMVAIPVFGAIGGPLSGWIMQSFGGVHDLAGWQ encoded by the coding sequence ATGAGCTCGTCCCTTACCGGCGGCGCACCCGTGCGCGCTGGCGTGAGCGCAACCGCCGACGCCGGCGCGCGCGATGCCCTGTATCGCAAACTCACGCTGCACTTGATCCCCTTTCTGTTTCTGGCCTTTATCGTGGCCTATATCGACCGGGTGAACATCAGCTTTGCCAAGCTGCAAATGCTCTCCGATCTGTCGTTGTCTGAGACGGTTTATGGGGCCGGCGCCGGCATGTTCTTTCTTGGCTATTTCATCTTTGAGGTGCCAAGCAATCTGATCCTGCATCGGGTGGGTGCGCGGATGTGGATTGCGCGCATCATGGTGACCTGGTCGATCATCTCCTGTTTGACGATGTTCACGCAGGGCGCGACGTCCTTTTATGTGCTGCGCTTCTTGCTGGGCGTGGCCGAGGCGGGTTTCTTCCCAGGCATCGTGTTGTATCTGGCGACCTGGTTTCCCTCCAGCCGCCGGTCGCAGATCATTGCACTGTTCATGGTCGCAATCCCGGTGTTCGGGGCTATCGGCGGCCCCCTGTCCGGCTGGATCATGCAGAGCTTTGGCGGGGTGCATGACCTCGCGGGCTGGCAGTGA
- a CDS encoding major Facilitator Superfamily protein: MFLIEGIASLLVGIAAFFVLQDRIETVKWLSDDEKRLLADGLAADAGTRANHSVREVFRNPKVWLLSVLYFCIAMGNYGLVFWLPTMIRSTGVADLGNIGLLSAVPSLISAVAMILIARHADRHNERRWHVAICCLLGAGGMLASVLLVDHMVWSIVALIVAAIGINSIAPVFWGIPTAMVGGAAAAAAIALINSIGNLAGFASPYLIGFLKDSTGQLLPGMIVLALALVCGAVISVSMKPVRSAS; the protein is encoded by the coding sequence ATGTTTCTGATCGAGGGCATTGCCTCACTGCTGGTGGGTATTGCCGCGTTTTTCGTGTTGCAGGATCGCATCGAAACCGTAAAGTGGTTGAGCGACGATGAGAAACGTCTGCTGGCCGACGGCCTGGCCGCCGATGCGGGCACGCGAGCCAATCACAGTGTGCGCGAGGTGTTTCGCAATCCCAAGGTGTGGTTGCTCAGTGTGTTGTACTTCTGCATTGCCATGGGCAATTATGGTCTGGTGTTCTGGCTGCCGACCATGATCCGATCCACAGGAGTGGCCGATCTGGGCAATATTGGTTTGCTGTCGGCCGTGCCGTCGCTGATCAGCGCGGTGGCCATGATTCTGATCGCCCGCCACGCCGACCGCCACAATGAGCGCCGCTGGCATGTGGCGATCTGCTGTCTGTTGGGCGCCGGAGGCATGCTGGCATCGGTACTGCTGGTCGATCATATGGTCTGGTCCATTGTGGCGCTGATCGTGGCTGCGATCGGTATCAATTCCATCGCGCCGGTGTTCTGGGGAATTCCGACCGCCATGGTCGGCGGCGCCGCTGCGGCCGCGGCCATTGCGCTGATCAATTCCATCGGCAATCTGGCCGGTTTCGCCAGCCCCTACCTGATCGGCTTTCTGAAGGACAGCACGGGTCAATTGCTGCCGGGCATGATCGTGCTCGCGTTGGCTCTTGTCTGCGGCGCGGTGATTTCGGTGTCGATGAAGCCCGTGCGGAGCGCCTCGTGA
- a CDS encoding short chain dehydrogenase family protein: protein MSAPVCLVTGGATGIGAATALRFAREGWAVAITNFDDSTRPAAQATAAECHARGADAVILDADVGQDQDCRSLVQTVAQRWGRLDCLVNSAGTTRVIAHADLDGVDAEEFERVYRVNLIGMFQMTRAAADLLRTRAAHECSAAVINISSLAALNGTGSSIAYAASKGAVNALTLSLARTLAPQVRVNAIAPGMVDDGLLRRTLGDEAYARVLTSMRENAPLKRVASPGEIADLCWFLAAQAPAMTGQVLAIENGLLLNT from the coding sequence GTGAGCGCGCCCGTTTGCCTGGTCACCGGCGGGGCGACAGGCATCGGCGCGGCCACGGCCCTGCGCTTTGCGCGTGAAGGCTGGGCCGTGGCGATCACGAATTTTGATGACAGTACCCGGCCGGCGGCCCAAGCCACGGCCGCCGAATGCCATGCCCGGGGCGCTGACGCGGTGATCCTCGATGCCGATGTTGGCCAGGATCAGGATTGCCGCTCGTTGGTGCAGACGGTGGCGCAGCGCTGGGGCCGGCTGGATTGTCTGGTCAATAGCGCGGGTACGACCCGAGTCATTGCGCACGCAGACCTCGACGGCGTCGACGCCGAGGAGTTCGAGCGCGTCTATCGCGTCAACCTGATCGGGATGTTTCAGATGACGCGCGCCGCAGCGGATCTGTTGCGCACGCGTGCGGCGCATGAATGCTCGGCAGCGGTGATCAATATCTCGTCGCTTGCCGCCTTGAATGGGACGGGCTCCTCCATCGCGTATGCCGCCTCCAAGGGTGCGGTGAATGCGCTGACGTTGTCGCTGGCGCGCACACTGGCTCCGCAGGTGCGGGTCAATGCGATTGCGCCAGGGATGGTGGATGACGGCCTGCTGCGGCGCACCCTCGGCGACGAGGCATATGCCCGCGTACTGACCAGCATGCGGGAGAACGCGCCGCTCAAGCGGGTGGCATCGCCGGGTGAAATCGCGGACCTGTGCTGGTTTCTGGCTGCGCAGGCGCCGGCCATGACGGGCCAGGTGCTGGCGATTGAGAACGGCCTGTTGTTGAACACATGA
- a CDS encoding dehydratase family protein yields the protein MKDLHKHRSRIVTEGVTRTPHRAFLRATGLDDEAIAKPFVAIVDTFGENTPCSMSLNQISDNVRLGVAAGGGVPIRGSAISVSDGTSVNHAGMRFSLVSRETIADSVELFVRAHCYDALVGVAGCDKTLPGILMGMVRVNVPGVFLFGGAMLPGTLPDGTQATILTAIEAVGTAQQGKMSAETLAGIEKRCTPTAGSCPGQFTANTMAMVAEVLGLAPLGSAMVPAVYSERIAIARRAGENVMRTLRGGGPLPRDLVTRKSLENACAAVAATGGSTNAMLHIPAIAHEAGIRFTLDDVSEVLARTPLIGDMQPGGRYLAVDLHNVGGVPAVLNALLAGGHIHGDTLTQSGQTLQEALQAFPGPDGRVVKPHDEPLSPNAGLVVLRGNLAPDGAALKTAGLKQLVFSGTARVFETEEDCMAVVAAQGYQEGDVLVIRNEGPKGGPGMREMLSVTAAIYGQGMGEKVALLTDGRFSGATRGMCIGYVGPEAAAGGPIRLLRDGDRIHIDALKGRLDVQLSDDELAARAAQVHPFVRGRLGGVLEKYEALVRPAALGAVTHSGAVDWPYDTPQEPGSPAGDGAR from the coding sequence ATGAAAGACTTGCATAAACACCGCTCGCGCATCGTGACCGAGGGTGTGACCCGCACGCCGCATCGTGCCTTTCTGCGCGCCACGGGTCTGGATGATGAGGCGATCGCGAAGCCTTTCGTGGCCATCGTCGATACCTTCGGTGAGAACACGCCCTGTTCCATGTCCTTGAATCAGATCTCGGATAATGTGCGGCTGGGTGTGGCCGCAGGCGGGGGCGTGCCCATCCGTGGCTCGGCGATTTCGGTGTCGGACGGCACGTCCGTGAATCACGCCGGTATGCGTTTTTCCCTGGTATCGCGCGAAACCATCGCCGACAGCGTCGAACTGTTCGTGCGGGCGCATTGCTACGACGCGCTGGTTGGCGTGGCCGGCTGCGATAAAACGCTGCCAGGCATTCTGATGGGCATGGTGCGGGTCAATGTGCCGGGCGTTTTTCTGTTTGGCGGCGCCATGCTGCCCGGCACCCTGCCCGACGGCACGCAAGCAACCATCCTGACGGCCATCGAAGCCGTCGGTACGGCGCAGCAAGGCAAGATGTCTGCCGAAACGCTGGCCGGCATCGAGAAGCGCTGCACCCCGACGGCGGGATCCTGTCCCGGGCAGTTCACCGCCAACACCATGGCCATGGTGGCCGAGGTGCTGGGCCTGGCTCCGCTGGGATCGGCCATGGTGCCCGCGGTCTATAGCGAGCGCATCGCCATCGCCCGGCGTGCAGGCGAGAATGTAATGCGCACCTTGCGCGGCGGCGGTCCGCTGCCGCGTGATCTGGTCACGCGCAAAAGCCTGGAGAACGCCTGTGCGGCCGTGGCGGCCACGGGAGGGTCCACCAATGCCATGCTGCATATCCCTGCCATCGCGCACGAGGCCGGCATACGCTTTACGCTCGACGATGTGTCCGAAGTGTTGGCGCGCACGCCGTTGATCGGCGATATGCAGCCCGGCGGGCGTTATCTGGCGGTTGATCTGCACAACGTCGGCGGCGTGCCGGCGGTGCTCAATGCTTTGCTGGCCGGCGGACATATTCATGGCGATACCTTGACGCAAAGCGGCCAGACGCTGCAGGAGGCTCTGCAGGCTTTCCCCGGCCCGGACGGGCGTGTGGTCAAGCCGCATGACGAACCCCTGTCGCCCAATGCCGGGCTGGTTGTCTTACGCGGCAATCTCGCGCCCGATGGCGCGGCCCTGAAGACCGCGGGGCTCAAGCAATTGGTGTTCTCCGGGACGGCGCGGGTTTTCGAGACCGAAGAGGATTGCATGGCCGTGGTGGCCGCGCAGGGCTACCAGGAAGGCGACGTGCTGGTGATCCGTAATGAGGGCCCCAAGGGGGGACCCGGCATGCGCGAAATGCTCAGCGTAACGGCTGCCATCTACGGTCAGGGCATGGGCGAAAAAGTAGCCCTGCTGACCGACGGACGGTTCTCCGGCGCCACGCGCGGGATGTGCATCGGCTATGTCGGCCCCGAAGCGGCGGCGGGCGGCCCGATTCGTTTGCTGCGCGATGGCGACCGTATTCACATCGATGCGCTCAAAGGACGTTTGGACGTACAACTGTCCGACGATGAGCTGGCCGCGCGCGCCGCTCAGGTGCATCCCTTTGTGCGAGGCCGGCTCGGCGGGGTGCTGGAAAAATACGAGGCACTGGTCCGCCCGGCGGCGCTGGGCGCTGTGACGCACTCGGGCGCGGTCGACTGGCCGTACGACACGCCGCAGGAGCCGGGTTCGCCGGCCGGGGACGGTGCGCGATGA
- a CDS encoding NAD binding domain of 6-phosphogluconate dehydrogenase family protein, producing the protein MTGPRIGFCGIGRMGDPMVRRLLAAGYEVAVWNRSAGKVAPLVGLGARKCETPAELASGVDAVLLCLGDGQAVQDVVFGQAGLAQAATPPRFVVDHSTLSPALTQSLAHRWAEATGGQWIDAPVSGGMAGAQRGTLAVIAGGPAQAIATVTPALMAFSARVTRMGEVGAGQTSKLSNQMIVATTLSALAEGFVLASRNGIDSAAMPAALQGGWADSVLLQTLWPRMVEPPEQATGTIRVLLKDLDAIAELAADSRTVLRVLPAVRGLLQTAMARGWGDEDLSQVFRICAEESAQASQPAG; encoded by the coding sequence ATGACCGGGCCGCGTATCGGGTTTTGCGGCATCGGCCGCATGGGCGACCCCATGGTGCGCCGCCTGTTGGCGGCTGGTTACGAGGTGGCGGTGTGGAATCGCTCCGCTGGCAAGGTCGCGCCGCTGGTTGGCCTGGGCGCTCGCAAGTGCGAGACGCCGGCCGAATTGGCCAGCGGCGTCGATGCGGTGTTGCTCTGCCTGGGCGATGGACAGGCGGTGCAGGACGTGGTGTTCGGCCAGGCGGGCCTGGCGCAGGCAGCGACGCCGCCACGGTTCGTGGTGGACCATTCGACGCTGTCGCCCGCATTGACCCAATCGTTGGCACACCGCTGGGCCGAGGCAACGGGCGGTCAGTGGATCGACGCGCCGGTATCGGGCGGCATGGCTGGCGCCCAGCGGGGCACGTTGGCGGTCATCGCCGGCGGGCCGGCCCAGGCCATCGCCACGGTGACGCCGGCGCTCATGGCGTTTTCCGCGCGAGTCACCCGCATGGGCGAGGTCGGGGCCGGGCAGACGAGCAAGCTGTCCAACCAGATGATTGTGGCCACCACCCTGTCGGCCTTGGCCGAAGGCTTTGTCCTTGCCTCACGCAACGGGATAGACAGCGCGGCGATGCCGGCCGCCTTGCAAGGTGGCTGGGCCGATTCGGTGCTGCTGCAAACGCTTTGGCCGCGTATGGTCGAGCCGCCTGAACAGGCCACGGGGACGATCCGCGTCCTGCTCAAGGACCTGGATGCAATTGCGGAGCTGGCCGCGGATAGCCGCACGGTGCTGCGGGTGCTGCCCGCCGTGCGGGGGCTGCTTCAGACGGCCATGGCGCGCGGCTGGGGCGATGAGGATTTGTCGCAGGTATTCCGGATCTGTGCGGAGGAAAGCGCGCAGGCCAGTCAGCCCGCCGGCTGA
- the thcD gene encoding rhodocoxin reductase yields MRQIVIIGGGHAAAQLCGSLAESAQELAITLISEEAHLPYHRPPLSKAFIKDSAAEPALLRPANAYADAGVQLLLGETTVSIDRDRQTVTLASGTVLAYDELVLATGMRARRLPDLEPAPANLHYVRTVADAQRLRDALAAAASVTVLGGGFIGLEVAATAAALGKQVAVFESQSRLLARSVSPEISDLVSANLREAGISLHLGVSVEEVEVAGGQVRALRAGGQSHPVELLVAGIGAVPETRLAESAGLAVDNGVVVDSQMRTSDPHIYAIGDCTAFPYLRQGRAMRLESVQNANDQARVLAAVLCGQPAQYAALPWFWSEQGALRLQIAGIAPAGCERRIRSGLKPGRLSVLHFLNGRLMCVESINAPLDHMAARKLLELADHPPAEVLLDPAVALKTHC; encoded by the coding sequence ATGCGCCAAATCGTCATCATCGGCGGCGGTCACGCCGCCGCACAACTCTGCGGCAGTCTGGCCGAGAGCGCTCAGGAACTGGCCATCACGCTGATCAGCGAAGAGGCGCATCTTCCCTATCACCGTCCGCCTTTGTCCAAGGCGTTCATCAAAGATTCCGCTGCCGAGCCTGCGTTGCTGCGCCCGGCCAATGCCTATGCGGATGCCGGTGTGCAGTTGTTGCTGGGAGAGACGACGGTCTCGATCGACCGTGACCGTCAAACGGTGACGCTGGCCAGCGGCACGGTGCTCGCTTATGACGAGCTGGTGCTGGCCACGGGCATGCGGGCCCGTCGCTTGCCGGACCTCGAACCCGCCCCGGCCAATCTGCATTACGTGCGCACGGTGGCGGACGCTCAACGTTTGCGCGACGCCCTGGCTGCTGCGGCCAGCGTGACGGTCCTGGGAGGCGGGTTCATCGGCCTGGAGGTTGCCGCCACGGCCGCAGCACTGGGCAAACAGGTCGCCGTGTTCGAGAGCCAGAGCCGCTTGTTGGCGCGCTCGGTCTCGCCGGAAATCTCGGATCTGGTCAGTGCCAATCTGCGCGAGGCCGGGATCAGCCTGCATCTGGGCGTGTCAGTCGAAGAGGTCGAGGTGGCCGGGGGGCAGGTGCGCGCGTTGCGTGCAGGCGGGCAGTCGCATCCCGTCGAGCTGCTGGTTGCAGGCATCGGCGCCGTTCCCGAAACCCGTTTGGCTGAATCGGCGGGGCTGGCGGTAGACAATGGTGTCGTGGTCGACAGCCAGATGAGAACGTCCGATCCGCATATTTATGCCATCGGGGACTGCACGGCATTTCCGTATCTGCGCCAAGGACGGGCCATGCGCCTGGAGTCGGTGCAGAACGCCAACGATCAGGCCCGCGTGCTGGCGGCCGTGCTTTGCGGCCAACCGGCGCAGTACGCCGCTCTGCCCTGGTTCTGGTCAGAACAAGGCGCTTTGCGCCTGCAGATCGCCGGGATAGCGCCAGCCGGCTGCGAGCGCCGCATCCGGTCGGGTCTGAAGCCGGGCAGGCTGTCCGTGCTGCACTTTCTCAATGGACGTCTGATGTGCGTGGAGTCCATCAATGCGCCACTCGATCATATGGCGGCGCGCAAGCTGCTCGAACTGGCTGACCACCCGCCTGCTGAAGTGTTGCTCGATCCGGCTGTGGCATTGAAGACGCATTGCTGA
- a CDS encoding ribbon-helix-helix, copG family protein — MKKYGLEKNKALKLAGQLRQAGTPGRFGSELPPDRREQRKLDQAAGLVPFALKLPQAQAERVRALAQERGVSTNDVVAELLQKALDA; from the coding sequence ATGAAAAAATACGGCCTCGAAAAGAACAAAGCCTTGAAACTGGCTGGCCAATTGCGCCAGGCCGGCACGCCCGGCCGCTTTGGCTCCGAGCTGCCGCCCGATCGGCGTGAGCAGCGCAAGCTGGATCAGGCCGCCGGCCTGGTGCCCTTCGCGCTCAAGCTGCCGCAGGCGCAGGCCGAGCGCGTGCGCGCCCTGGCCCAGGAGCGCGGCGTGTCGACCAACGACGTCGTCGCCGAACTGCTGCAAAAAGCGCTGGACGCCTGA
- a CDS encoding outer membrane porin protein has translation MEKTLLATALGLSLAGIAQADTSVTLYGVIDTGIGYNKIKGPGFDGSRAGMINGIQEGSRWGLRGTEDLGDGLRATFKLESGFDSGNGSRAQGDRMFGRQATIGLANNAWGSLEFGRQATVGSNYLADIDPFYTSYTQANIGAGFSAANTMRWDNMVMYKTPSFNGFELGVGYSFNVDSNDASQSGFRTADNTRGITAGLRYLQGPLNVTLTYDQLNGANRSSTINNDATPRQYAVGVSYDLEVVKLAAAYGRTTDGWFVGQDLPSGTPYSNEFGNYRFEDGFKANSYMVGATMPVGGAGSLFGSWQMVDPSNDRLTGGDEKMNVFSLGYTYDLSKRTDLYAYASYAKNYAFIDDLKSTAVGVGLRHSF, from the coding sequence ATGGAAAAGACGTTGCTCGCAACGGCGCTGGGCCTGTCACTGGCCGGCATTGCACAGGCAGACACGTCAGTCACTCTCTACGGTGTCATCGACACCGGCATTGGCTACAACAAGATCAAGGGTCCGGGCTTTGACGGCAGCCGCGCCGGCATGATCAACGGCATCCAGGAAGGTTCGCGCTGGGGTTTGCGCGGAACCGAAGATCTGGGAGACGGACTGCGCGCGACCTTCAAACTCGAAAGCGGCTTTGACTCCGGCAACGGCAGCCGCGCACAGGGCGATCGGATGTTTGGCCGCCAGGCCACCATCGGGCTGGCCAATAATGCGTGGGGCTCGCTGGAATTCGGCCGTCAGGCCACCGTGGGCTCGAACTACCTGGCCGACATCGATCCTTTCTACACCAGCTACACCCAGGCCAATATTGGCGCCGGTTTCAGCGCCGCCAATACGATGCGTTGGGACAACATGGTCATGTACAAGACCCCGTCGTTCAATGGTTTTGAACTGGGCGTGGGGTATTCCTTCAACGTGGACAGCAACGACGCCAGCCAGTCGGGTTTCCGCACGGCTGACAACACCCGCGGTATCACTGCCGGTCTGCGCTACCTGCAAGGCCCATTGAACGTCACGCTGACCTATGATCAGCTCAATGGCGCCAACCGTTCTTCCACCATCAACAACGACGCCACGCCGCGCCAGTACGCCGTGGGTGTCAGCTACGATCTGGAAGTCGTCAAGCTGGCGGCAGCCTACGGACGCACCACCGACGGTTGGTTCGTGGGCCAGGATCTGCCCAGCGGCACGCCCTACAGCAACGAGTTTGGCAACTATCGCTTCGAAGATGGTTTCAAGGCCAATTCGTACATGGTCGGCGCGACGATGCCGGTTGGCGGCGCAGGCAGCCTGTTCGGCTCCTGGCAGATGGTTGACCCTTCCAACGATCGCCTGACCGGCGGCGACGAGAAGATGAACGTCTTCAGCCTGGGTTACACCTACGATCTGTCCAAGCGCACCGATCTGTATGCCTATGCGTCCTATGCCAAGAACTACGCCTTCATCGACGATCTGAAGAGCACGGCCGTGGGCGTGGGCCTGCGCCACAGCTTCTGA
- a CDS encoding transposase family protein, which translates to MLDRKTIERLGGWEGYRVERVVWPEGESRTVTIYLKPSARTMHCEHCGNRCRQVHETTTRRVRDLPLMALRVTLVVPRRRVWCEQCGGPHLERLSWLGRYQRVTDRLAEAVSQLLESSNILAVARFFQLGWHTVKALDKALLRRAIQEPDWSQIHYLAMDEFALHKGHRYATVVVDPIRRQVLWIGDGRSRETARAFFEQLPTGVAQQIRAVAIDMTTAYELEIQANCPNAEIVYDLFHVVAKYGREVIDRVRVDQANQLRHDKPARRVIKSSRWLLLRNRKNLDPCQSVKLDELLQANQPLLTAYLMRDELKQLWFYQHPGYARQAWDHWLQQAQGSGIAALAHFALKLKAYLHGILSRCRHRLNTSIVEGINNTIKVIKRRAYGYRDQEYFFLKIRSAFPGIPR; encoded by the coding sequence ATGCTGGACCGCAAGACGATCGAGAGGTTGGGTGGGTGGGAAGGTTATCGGGTGGAGCGGGTCGTGTGGCCTGAAGGTGAGAGCCGGACGGTCACGATTTACCTGAAGCCTTCAGCGCGAACGATGCACTGCGAGCACTGCGGCAACCGATGTCGGCAGGTGCATGAGACGACCACGCGCCGGGTGCGGGATCTGCCGCTAATGGCGCTGCGAGTGACGCTGGTAGTGCCGCGTCGGCGGGTCTGGTGCGAGCAGTGCGGTGGACCGCATCTGGAGAGGCTGAGCTGGCTGGGCCGTTACCAGCGAGTGACCGACCGGCTGGCCGAGGCGGTCAGCCAGTTGCTTGAGTCCAGCAACATTCTGGCCGTGGCGCGCTTCTTCCAACTGGGTTGGCACACGGTCAAGGCGCTGGACAAGGCCCTGCTGCGACGGGCGATCCAAGAGCCGGACTGGAGTCAGATCCACTACCTAGCGATGGACGAGTTCGCTCTACACAAGGGCCATCGTTATGCCACGGTCGTTGTCGATCCGATCCGCCGTCAGGTGCTATGGATCGGTGATGGCCGCTCGCGCGAGACGGCCAGAGCCTTCTTCGAACAACTGCCAACTGGGGTTGCCCAGCAGATCCGGGCCGTAGCGATCGACATGACGACGGCCTATGAGCTGGAGATCCAGGCCAACTGCCCCAACGCCGAGATCGTCTACGACCTGTTCCACGTCGTGGCCAAGTACGGCCGTGAAGTGATAGACCGGGTGCGTGTAGACCAAGCGAACCAGTTGCGGCACGACAAGCCGGCCCGCCGGGTGATCAAGTCCAGTCGCTGGCTACTGCTGCGCAATCGCAAAAACCTCGATCCGTGCCAATCGGTAAAGTTGGACGAGTTGCTCCAGGCCAACCAGCCCTTGCTCACCGCTTATCTGATGCGCGATGAGCTCAAACAGCTGTGGTTCTACCAACACCCCGGCTACGCCCGCCAGGCATGGGATCACTGGCTGCAACAGGCTCAGGGCAGCGGCATCGCCGCCTTGGCTCACTTCGCGCTCAAGCTAAAAGCCTATCTGCACGGGATTCTGTCTCGCTGTCGCCACCGGCTCAACACCAGCATCGTCGAGGGCATCAACAACACCATCAAAGTCATCAAGCGCCGCGCCTACGGCTACCGCGATCAGGAGTACTTCTTCCTCAAGATCCGGTCTGCATTCCCCGGTATTCCTCGATGA